Below is a genomic region from Lutra lutra chromosome 5, mLutLut1.2, whole genome shotgun sequence.
gcaacaggaaaaaaaaaaaaaaaaaccaccaaaggACCTTTTGAAAGTTTCTCTAAGTACACATCAAGAATTAAGAATGAACacgaaaaattttaaactaatatCCCTTAAAACGGTAAGGAATGGgtcctagaaaaaaaatgttagacaTATACGGTCAAACacaatgatttattaaaaataaaacgtaaaaatgatttttgtacATATGCTTCCAAATTTCAGGCATGGAATCCAAGTAGATTTCATAGAAAACGCTGTAGCCAGATATCAAGTCCTTACAACAAAGTAAActacccccccgccccaacccccgCCCAGGTTTTGCTACAGAATCAGCAAGTtcactccctcccccccccaaaaaaaacacaaattaaaacaagacatTTTGCTAGTATAAAAACGACCAAGGTccaagtaataataaaaaaatagagtccATCAATGACTGTAACACAAAAATGTGTATGTGAAGCCGAGTCCATCTTCGGAGGGAGAGACAAGAGAGGTGGCAGGCAAATAGGGCAACACCCCCAAGGATAAGCAGCCTTAGAAGCGGCTCCCCCAAGGGAAAAATGGGGAAGGcggtgggagaggaaggaactTAGGAGTTGACCCTAGCTGGGTTGTTGAAAAGAGCTACCCCTATAGCCACTCCCAggcatttttagattttttttttttttttaaaaggagctgCCTCCATAACCACCCCCACCGCCATAGCCGCCTCTGTAAGGTCCACTGTTACTGCGACCGCCCCAGCTGCTgccaccgccaccgccgccgccgcctcccttCATGGGCCCATAGGAGGACTGGTGCTGGCTGTAGCTGCCGAAGCCGCCGAAGCCGTTACCGTAGTCGCTTCCCCCGTAGGACGAACCGCCTCCGCCGCCTCCGTAGGCATTGTAGCCACCGCCTCCGCCGCCACCGCCTCCGCCGTAACCACCGTAGCTGTTGTAACCGCCACCGCCGCCTTTAGACAGGCCGTTCTGGTCTCGACCACCACCGCGACCCCGGCCACCCCGGCCGCCCCGGGAGGACCGGGATCCGCCTCCGCCCCCACCGGAGTGGATATCCTCCTTGGGGACGGCCTTCTTCACTTCCACGCGATGGCCCTGGATCGGATGGAACTTGACAACCGCGGCCTTGTCTGCCGCGTCGTGATTCTGAAAATACACGAAGCCGAAGCCACGCTTCTTGCCCGACTGCTTGTCGGCAATAATTTCGGCCTTTTCCACCGTGCCAAACTGCGAGAAATGCTCGATTAGGTCGCCCTCGGCCACGTCTCCCTTTAGGCCCCCGACAAAGAGCTTCTTAACCTTGGCGTGGGCACCGGGCCGCGCCGAATCCTCCCGGGACACCGCCCGCTTCAGCTCCACCGTGTTGCCGTCCACGGCATGGGGCGAGGCGGCCATGGCGGCATCGGCCTCCTCCACATTGGAGTAGGTCACGAAGCCGAAGCAACGGGAGCGTTTGGTCTGGGGGTTCACCACCACCACGCAGTCCGTCAGAGTCCCAAAGGCCTCAAAGTGGCCGCGCAGGCCCGACTCACTCGTCTGCACATTGAGGCCGCCGATGAATAGCTTACACAACTGGGAATTCTCCATCTCCACGGCCCGGGCCTTCCCCCCGCCCTGCGAGCTCCGAGGTTTCGCCGTCGCCGTTATCGTTGGCTAAGGCCTCTTCACAGCTTGGGCCCAGCCGTTGCTGGAGCCGCCACCGCAGGTCACCGacggggaagggaagaagggaaggggagggaaggaggaaaaaaggaaggggaagggaaggggagaggtgcCGGCTAGTGGGCGAGCCGAGGCGACAGGAAGACAACCAACACCTCCGCTATCGCCACCGCCACCTCCGCTCCCGTATCTGGGCACCACACAAAGAGGCCGCTGAACGCGCGCGCACCCTCCCGGAGGCGTGCGTCACCGCCGACGTACGGCAGCCCAGCTCTGCCCGCCAATCCCTGCGTCGCTCTCCCTAGTCCCGCCTACCGCGCCGCAGCGCCGCTCTTGGTCACGGACTCCCCGCCCTCCGCGGTCGATTCAAGCCCTCGGCCTGTGCTGCTCCCGCCACCGCCTCTACAGCCCCGCTTTCACACCCTGGCTCCCCCGTATTCGCTGACCAGGGACTCTCCTTGCTCTCCGCGCACCTCCGCAATTCATTTCTTCCCAGCCCCGCGGCTGTTCCCAGTGTGTTGCCCCCTCCCCTTGCCGTATCCCCTCGCCCAACTCCGCAGTGGCGTTCGCGCCAGCCCCTTGAGAGACATGTGGGTTCAGCCAATCACTGCGATCCGCTCGCGCCCGCTTCCGTTTTCGGCCGCCGCTGGACGGGCGCGCTCCCCGGTGCGCGCTGGCTCCGGCGCTCCGTGTGTGCAGAACCTGCCTGCTACCCAGCTGCCTTACCCACCTCCCTGGgcttggtggggggcgggggttgagCCGGGGCGCGCTGGGGGCCGTTCCCAACGGATGCGGCCTGGGGCCCCACGCGCGGGATTTTTGAAAACTTGACTGTTGGGGTTAGGGGTCTGGGTTTACCCGCCGCGATTCAGCCGGGTCGCTACACCTGGCATCCTCTCCGCGCCCCCCGGTCGGCACAAAGATGGAGGGTAGAGACCTAGTCGGGAAGCAGTTACTAACCGTTTACTGGGGGCCCGACGCGCAGTTAAACTAAAACACTGGCACGTGGCCCTGAGCAAAAGCGAGCCCGAGGCCAGGTGAAGGGCGGCGGTGTGCCACAAGCGCTTCCGATTTCCGACCGAGGCGAGGCTCGAGAGCCCCCGCCACCCTGCGGCCATCCGTGAAGCCCTTCCCGACGCCCCTCAGGCTCCCCTCTCTCACTCCGACAGCTGGCATTTTCATTTAACTAAAGGGAACACATCGTTTTATAGGTTTACGTTATCTACGCGTTGCTTCCTTCCCAACAAGTTACCtttcttaaaagcattttataacaAACCGGGGACCGAAGGAGTTAAACACAAAGACATTATACATAAGTATCACGCAGCGCTGGTAAGTGCCTTACGACCCTCACTCAGGTGCAAATGCAAGCAAGTTAGGTCGGCTTCCACTTACTGAACCTTTGTGTGCCAATCAAGATTCAAGGAGCGGGACATGGTAAATACTGAAGATGAGGCGTTCCTCACTGCATCCTGGAGTATTCAGGATTGAATGGCGAAAGAGTCAGCACATGCCCTCAATCTCTGATTCAAAGGCTAGATAAAATTTCTAAAGGGACTTTACatgaggaaaatagaaacaaaaaccaCAAGGTTCAAGGGACAGTAAGTAGACTACTTTGGAGCAAGAGGTTTTTGATAGAAAATAATGGGTAATATAGGTTTAGAGTCTTGGACATTACGGAATGCCTTGAAATTTAGGTAGTAGTCAAAATTAGTTCAAAGGCATATAGATTAAGCTTCATGGCTTGAGAACAAACTAGAGTCTGGTATTACCACCTACTAACTGTGATCACTGcctttgagcaagtcacttaaccttcaTTAAAAACTTAGCCAGTTTTATTATATGAAACTCAAAACAACTGAACACCTCCCAACTctggtaaaaattaaatgaaatcttctATGTAAACACAGTGCTGCTACATACTAAATGCTCAATTCAACCAACAAATATACCAGGTGCTGGGAATATGGCAATAAAGGACAGACAAAACTTTCTGGcctcatagagcttacattctagaggggagaagcagataaCAAGAATGATACACACAGCATGATAGTGGTCAGTGGGCTCCCAATTAAAGGAGGTCAGTAGGATGCTATTACCTTtctgttacagaaaaaaaaaaaaaaaacaacacaaaattcaAGTATGTCAGAATTTGCTAACGACTGATGATACagaatgaggaaaacaaaagcattcCAGTGTTtgaaatctggaacactgaaattgTAGCCTGAAAGAACTACAAAACTAAGGAAACTATTTTGGAGGGAGTTGGGCGAGATGATAAACATAGCTGTTTAAGGTGATATGGGATATTTATAGGGCACTACTTTTCACTATGCCCAAGATTACACCTGACATGAGAGATTAGAcattaagaaaagtattttaattttaggggcacctaggtggcgcagttaagcatcagaccccatttaagctcaggtcctgatctcagggttgtgtgattgAGCCCTAGCTAGAGCTCCACGATGGGtatgcttaaaattttctctctccctctgcccttcccacccctcgctctcaaaaaacaaacaaacaaacaaaaaacagaaaaaaggttATAACAGTAAAAGATGAACTTCTGAAGGAAAGTGATTAAACCATAACTTATTTTCTCATACAAACTATAAATTCCAAACtaacatttttcttctatattttttaaaaatcctccatACCACTTAATTGGGAATCTATTATGGGTTTAATTTCTACAGACGAGGAAAGCGTCACAGAGGCATATGTCTGATTAAAAACCTTACATATAGGGGCTCtgaactatataaaaaaaatgccagtttcccggggtacctgggtggctcagtacagggaaaaaaaaaagcactcaaaaTTGTGCAtaatgctctctttctctctctttctagtaaatcaataaaaaaattttttttaaagtgcttacgTATAAAAGGGGTTTAGGAGATGATGGGAGGTGACACAAGCATGTTTAAGAGACATTTAGGAAGCCAGGATAAATGCAAGATAATTGGGAGGTTAGATTCTTTTTGGAGATTAAATTGGTAAAGGTGGGCACAGTGAGCATGGAGTATTATATAAACACTTAAATGAAGCAGTTTTCTAGCCCTCAGATCattcaagaagaaaaacttttttttcctactttaccTTTCAGATCACTGCCTGAGTTTGTTCCTTGGTTTTACCTTGTTTACCAGTATCTCAgccttccaaaacaaaacaaaaatttaaaatataactgaaatttaGACATTTGGTTTCCATCCCTCTTACAAGATTGATTATAGAAACCTAACTGCATGTGGTGGTTACACAACTCCTACACCTTACACACTAACAGGTATATTTTACTGTACCTAAGTTatacctagaaaaagaaaaagaatgggaaaggaaaggaaaaaggatgaactggggaagaaagggaaaactaTAATAACCTATATTTCCAGAAAGCAGcacctccaatttttttttaatcaaccttCTATGACATCCAAGAGTCTCTTTTTACAGTTAGGATTCTGGTATGTATTTAATTGTGTCCCCTCCCCAACGTTCATATGCTGAAACCTTAGCCCTCAATACTTCTGAATGTAACTATAATTGATGAGAAGGTCATTAAgaagagagaggcaagatggtggaggagtagcagactgaaataaTATCAGATCCcaagagttcagctagataggtatcaaaccattctgaacacctacaatcTCAACAGGAGATataagagaagaagagcagcaattctaggaacagaaaattgaccactttctgaaaggtaggatgtgctaagaagtgaatccaaagcgacgggaagataaaCCACGGCGGGAGGGGCTGTCTCCTGGCAAGCAGCACAGCAGTGgggcacaaaatcagaaattttagaattctgctccactgagggacattgcttcagaggctaagcgggggtggagccctcacagggaatGTGGTCTCaagtcccatggggtcacagaaagatcggaggtgtctgagtggcagagctgccaggtatcggagcagggaagctggctacaaaGACGGAGCtgaagagtgagctttcagatcggggttaccttaaactgtgagcCAAGGCatagtcgggccactgctctccaagcagggaccccacaagtggcagatccagggagactcaccctCCTGCTCCTGGAGAAGCAGTGCAGCAGGAATCctctgggtttggaaactccaaatggggcgatgtgccagagatagaaacactcattTACgggccaggtgagcttggagtgcgcccagagaccagagagacaggagtgattgagcgcttttctctgagggagaactgaggagtgggtccccaagctctcagctcctccgggccagggattgggaggccgccattttcattcctgtcctccaaagcagtatggaaaatgttcagggaacaaaatctccaagagcaaacccgagcaggtTACTTAGCCCAGTCCCtagcaagggcggtgcaattccaccttggacaaagacatttgagaatcactgcaacaggcccctcctgcagaagatcagcaagaacatccagccaagaccaagctcacggatcaaggagaacagccaaactccagagctagaggaaagcaacacatagaattcatggctttttccccacaGCCTTTTactcttgcaaagttaaatttttataattttattttttttcttattcttttttttttttaacttttcctctttcctcttttagcatttttttaactagtttatcttcacaatacctttctttaaaaaaaaatctttttaggggtgcctgggtggctcagtgggtaaaagcctctgcctttggctcaggtcatgatctcagggtcctgggatcaagccccacaatgggctctctgctgagtggggagcctgcttccccctctctttgtctcttcccgcctctctgcctacttgtggtctctgtcaaataaataaataaaatctttaaaaaaaaatctttttaaactttgtaataGTCATATTTtgtcccttcattgtatttaaccttattttttgtaacacataggtttttgtttttcctaaaaaattttgggatacaatttcttctaatagatcaaaatataccctaatctagtaCATGGCTTTCTTCTACTCTCCAGCTGGAGCACAAaccctcctcttttattttcttttctttttccaactaacttatcaattccttttttagaattttttttaaagttttcatcttTGAAGTCATATTAcaacccttatttgtgtgtgtgtgtgtatatatatgtattttttttctttccttaaaattttgggaggtaatttcttctaagagaccaaaatacacccaaaatcaagtgggtggctctgttctatacACCagcctaataaataaatatatatatatatatatatatatatatatatatatatatatatacacacacacatatatatatatgtatatgtgtatatacatatatatatatatataattttttatttttccccctttcttctccacctggttttggatctcttctgagattttcctgggttttttgccacccttttagtattttattctctcattcatatattcttatctggataaaatgacaaggcattaaaaactcaccacaaaaaaaaaagaagaggcagtgccaatggctagggacctaatcaatacggacattggtaatatgtcagaactagaattcagaatgatgattccaaggtgctagctgggctcgaaaaaggcatggaagatagtagagaatccctttctggagaaataaaatctatttctggagaaatgaaagaactgaaatctaaccaaattgaaattttaaaagctattaatgaggtgcattaaaaaacagaggctctgactgctaggataaataaagcagaagagagaattagtgatatagaagaccaaatgatggaaaataaagaagctgagcaaaagagagacaactactggaccatgaagggagaattcaagagataaatgataccataagacaaaacaatattagaataattgggatcccagaagaagaagaaagagaggggcagaaggtatattggaggcgaattatagtagagaattttcctaatatggcaaagggaacaagcatcgaaatccaggaggcacagagaaccaccctcaaaatcagtaaaaatatatgcaaaccccatcatctaatagtaaaacttacaagtcttagtgacaaagagaaaatccagaaagcagctCAGAATAAGAAccctataacatacaatggtagaaacattagattggcagcagacttatccacagagacctggcaggccagaaagaattggcatgatatattcagagcactaaatgagaaaagtatgcagccaagaatactatatctagctagcctatcactgaaaatagaaggaggatAAAAAgcttcaggacaaacaaaaattaaaagaatttgcaaacaccaaaccagccctacaggaaatattgaaaggggtcctctaagcaaagagagagcttaaaagtagtagacctgaaaggaacagagacaatatacagttaacagtcaccttacaggcaatacaatgacactaaattcttacctttcaatagttacccagaatgtaaatggactaaatgtcccaataaaaagacacagggtatcagaatggacaaaaaaataaaacccatcgatatgctgtctacaagaaactcattttagaaccaaagacccCTCCAAATTTCAAGTGAGGgagtagaaaacaatttaccatgctaatggacatcaaaaggaagctggggtagcaatccttgtatcacataaattagattttaagtcaaagactataatgagagatgaggaaggacactatatcagcatggagcttcctcaaaaagttgaaaatagagctaccctacgacccagcaattgctctactgggtatttaccctaaagatacaaatgtagggatccgaaggggcatgtgcacctgaatgtttatagcagcaatgtcacaatagccaaactatggaaaaagcctaaatgtccatcaacagatgaatggataaagaagatgtggtatatatatacaatggaatactatgcagccatcagaagaaatgaaatcttgccatttggaacaacgtggatggaactagagggtattacgctgagagaaataagacaaccagagaaagacaattatcatatgatctccctgatatgaggaatttgagaggcagagtggggcatttgggaggtagggaaggaaaaaatgaaacaagatgggatcgggaaggagacaaaccataagagactcttaatcttacaaaacagaatgagggttgctgggggggagggggtcgtGGAGAGGGTggtcgggttatggacattggggatggtatgtggtatggtgagtgctgtgaagtgtagaagcctgacgattcacagacctgtacccctggggcaaataatacattatatgttaataaaaataatttaaaaaaagaagtaagttaAAAAGGCTATTAGCATGGGGCTCTAATccatatgactgatgtccttatacaAAG
It encodes:
- the HNRNPA0 gene encoding heterogeneous nuclear ribonucleoprotein A0: MENSQLCKLFIGGLNVQTSESGLRGHFEAFGTLTDCVVVVNPQTKRSRCFGFVTYSNVEEADAAMAASPHAVDGNTVELKRAVSREDSARPGAHAKVKKLFVGGLKGDVAEGDLIEHFSQFGTVEKAEIIADKQSGKKRGFGFVYFQNHDAADKAAVVKFHPIQGHRVEVKKAVPKEDIHSGGGGGGSRSSRGGRGGRGRGGGRDQNGLSKGGGGGYNSYGGYGGGGGGGGGGYNAYGGGGGGSSYGGSDYGNGFGGFGSYSQHQSSYGPMKGGGGGGGGGSSWGGRSNSGPYRGGYGGGGGYGGSSF